A section of the Jaculus jaculus isolate mJacJac1 chromosome 6, mJacJac1.mat.Y.cur, whole genome shotgun sequence genome encodes:
- the Cnot8 gene encoding CCR4-NOT transcription complex subunit 8 isoform X2, with translation MACAAALSCPLLETVVTAPSLLPLVAPFAALTSDTEFPGVVVRPIGEFRSSIDYQYQLLRCNVDLLKIIQLGLTFTNEKGEYPSGINTWQFNFKFNLTEDMYSQDSIDLLANSGLQFQKHEEEGIDTLHFAELLMTSGVVLCDNVKWLSFHSGYDFGYMVKLLTDARLPEEEHEFFHILSLFFPSIYDVKYLMKSCKNLKGGLQEVADQLDLQRIGRQHQAGSDSLLTGMAFFRMKELFFEDSIDDAKYCGRLYGLGTGVAQKQSEDADSAQEKVSILAVISGMQQ, from the exons GTTGCTCCCTTTGCAGCTCTCACTTCA GACACAGAGTTTCCCGGTGTTGTGGTGCGGCCCATTGGTGAATTTCGCAGTTCCATAGATTACCAGTACCAGCTTCTGCGGTGCAATGTGGACCTCTTAAAAATCATCCAGCTGGGCCTCACGTTCACAAACGAGAAGGGAGAATATCCTTCTGGAATCAACACGTGGCAGTTCAACTTCAAGTTTAATCTCAC AGAGGACATGTACTCCCAGGATTCCATTGACCTCCTCGCTAACTCAGGCCTGCAGTTTCAGAAGCACGAAGAGGAAGGGATTGACACGCTGCACTTTGCAGAGCTGCTTATGACTTCAGGAGTGGTTCTCTGTGACAATGTCAAGTGGCTCTCATTTCACAG CGGCTACGACTTTGGCTACATGGTGAAGTTGCTCACAGATGCCCGACTGCCCGAAGAAGAGCACGAGTTCTTCCATATTCTGAGTCTCTTCTTCCCATCCATTTATGATGTGAAATACCTGATGAAGAGCTGCAAAAACCTTaag GGGGGTCTTCAGGAAGTGGCGGACCAGCTGGATTTGCAGAGGATCGGGAGGCAGCACCAGGCAGGCTCGGACTCCTTGCTGACCGGAATGGCATTCTTCAGGATGAAGGAG CTGTTCTTTGAGGACAGTATTGATGATGCCAAGTACTGTGGGCGCCTCTACGGCCTGGGCACGGGGGTGGCCCAGAAGCAGAGCGAGGATGCAGACTCTGCCCAGGAGAAGGTGAGCATCCTGGCGGTGATTAGCGGCATGCAGCAGTGA
- the Cnot8 gene encoding CCR4-NOT transcription complex subunit 8 isoform X3, with protein sequence MYSQDSIDLLANSGLQFQKHEEEGIDTLHFAELLMTSGVVLCDNVKWLSFHSGYDFGYMVKLLTDARLPEEEHEFFHILSLFFPSIYDVKYLMKSCKNLKGGLQEVADQLDLQRIGRQHQAGSDSLLTGMAFFRMKELFFEDSIDDAKYCGRLYGLGTGVAQKQSEDADSAQEKVSILAVISGMQQ encoded by the exons ATGTACTCCCAGGATTCCATTGACCTCCTCGCTAACTCAGGCCTGCAGTTTCAGAAGCACGAAGAGGAAGGGATTGACACGCTGCACTTTGCAGAGCTGCTTATGACTTCAGGAGTGGTTCTCTGTGACAATGTCAAGTGGCTCTCATTTCACAG CGGCTACGACTTTGGCTACATGGTGAAGTTGCTCACAGATGCCCGACTGCCCGAAGAAGAGCACGAGTTCTTCCATATTCTGAGTCTCTTCTTCCCATCCATTTATGATGTGAAATACCTGATGAAGAGCTGCAAAAACCTTaag GGGGGTCTTCAGGAAGTGGCGGACCAGCTGGATTTGCAGAGGATCGGGAGGCAGCACCAGGCAGGCTCGGACTCCTTGCTGACCGGAATGGCATTCTTCAGGATGAAGGAG CTGTTCTTTGAGGACAGTATTGATGATGCCAAGTACTGTGGGCGCCTCTACGGCCTGGGCACGGGGGTGGCCCAGAAGCAGAGCGAGGATGCAGACTCTGCCCAGGAGAAGGTGAGCATCCTGGCGGTGATTAGCGGCATGCAGCAGTGA